A DNA window from Candidatus Bathyarchaeota archaeon contains the following coding sequences:
- a CDS encoding iron-containing alcohol dehydrogenase yields the protein MAIRTDFSVQLPKKILFGEDAAKEIPKLVKGFNSNSVLFITDPTIRKIGLSDQILNSLEKARIQTEVFDQVEPEPSIKAAEKVIDISRESEFDLTIGMGGGSSLDMAKLASISATNIGTLKDFVGVGMVKKPGVPKILIPTTSGTGSEITMNSIVSDKENKLKMGIVTPYIIADVALIDPLLTSTMPPKVTSSTGLDALTHAVESFISIDLNPFSELFAIDAIKRIFRNLPKAYHDGKNIEARREMCLASMFAGISLGISGVCAGHAAAYSFTISVPHGVGCAIALPYIMELNATSCLDKMVKIAEAAGVTEEGANQKKNAYNVVNAVRDLMKEVGNPLSLKEIGISDADIESMAKKMLTIKRLLAHNPKDLSEKDTEKLFRRMYEGLRLPLDEY from the coding sequence TTGGCAATTAGAACTGATTTTTCCGTTCAATTACCGAAGAAGATACTTTTTGGAGAAGATGCTGCTAAAGAAATACCAAAATTAGTAAAGGGATTCAATTCTAATTCAGTGCTCTTCATAACCGATCCTACAATAAGAAAGATTGGATTAAGTGATCAAATATTAAATTCGCTTGAGAAAGCAAGGATCCAAACTGAAGTATTTGATCAAGTTGAACCTGAACCCAGTATTAAAGCTGCTGAAAAAGTCATAGATATCTCAAGGGAATCGGAATTCGATTTGACAATAGGAATGGGAGGCGGCAGTTCACTAGATATGGCTAAACTAGCCTCGATAAGTGCTACAAATATCGGAACATTAAAGGATTTTGTTGGTGTCGGGATGGTGAAAAAACCTGGTGTGCCAAAAATACTCATCCCAACAACATCTGGCACAGGCTCTGAGATTACAATGAACTCAATAGTATCTGACAAGGAAAATAAACTGAAGATGGGTATTGTAACGCCTTATATAATAGCTGACGTAGCTCTTATCGATCCATTACTGACCTCAACTATGCCTCCAAAAGTAACCTCATCTACAGGATTGGATGCATTAACTCATGCGGTTGAGTCATTCATATCGATCGATCTAAATCCTTTCAGTGAACTATTTGCTATCGATGCGATAAAACGAATCTTTAGAAACCTACCGAAAGCATATCATGATGGAAAAAATATCGAAGCAAGAAGAGAAATGTGTCTGGCATCAATGTTTGCTGGAATTTCACTTGGCATTTCAGGAGTCTGTGCAGGTCATGCAGCCGCCTATTCATTTACAATAAGCGTCCCTCATGGGGTCGGTTGTGCAATTGCACTTCCGTATATAATGGAACTGAACGCTACGTCTTGTCTGGACAAGATGGTTAAAATTGCTGAGGCTGCAGGAGTTACAGAGGAAGGAGCAAATCAAAAAAAGAACGCTTACAATGTTGTAAATGCAGTTAGAGACCTCATGAAAGAGGTAGGCAATCCACTATCACTAAAGGAAATTGGAATTAGCGATGCAGATATAGAATCGATGGCTAAAAAGATGCTTACCATCAAAAGATTATTGGCACATAATCCCAAAGATTTGAGCGAGAAAGATACTGAGAAATTATTTAGAAGAATGTACGAAGGATTGAGGTTGCCTTTAGATGAATATTAA
- a CDS encoding amino acid ABC transporter substrate-binding protein, whose amino-acid sequence MSKKTNRRNFLKYAGGAVAAAAIAAAGYGAYKYTQPSDGPTPSPTTPAKNVVKIGTTKPLTGTEAVLGRNEWEGTQLWHDMVKEQGGIKGGDGNTYDVELFFYDDECKPDNVARLYEKLITDDKVDYLLGPIYGPLGMASVPVVMRYGILEFYGTSSYDPDIWEPEYGDYISHTITNGPAYLRGMIDMILDYVVPELDADANSFAIIHGDDIFRYTCGRGAYQYAQDRGCNIVHYEQYSTDMASVDLSPVLTKVKAAQPKILLMGAAYPDAVLSVKQSVDLDIPLSLMFPGTGAVTAEWYDAVKPYGDGICTTTQWEPGVLWPVDYGPSHDEYVSRYTSKYGREPEYCSAIGFTQALALQHAMENCQEPTNADAMREYIHSTGNEFNSFYGHYKVDEHGVQVGHEMVLMQWQEGRKMCVWPNKVANSELIYPMTPWKERT is encoded by the coding sequence TTGAGCAAAAAAACAAATAGGCGTAATTTCTTAAAATACGCTGGTGGTGCAGTAGCAGCTGCGGCAATTGCAGCGGCTGGATACGGTGCATACAAGTATACACAACCATCTGATGGACCGACTCCATCACCTACTACTCCTGCAAAGAATGTTGTCAAAATAGGAACCACAAAACCACTTACAGGGACTGAGGCTGTCCTAGGCAGAAATGAATGGGAAGGAACTCAACTATGGCATGATATGGTCAAGGAGCAAGGTGGAATAAAAGGTGGAGACGGCAATACATACGATGTTGAACTCTTCTTTTATGATGACGAGTGCAAACCTGATAACGTAGCAAGACTCTATGAAAAATTGATCACTGACGATAAGGTGGATTACTTGCTTGGTCCGATATATGGACCTCTAGGCATGGCTAGCGTACCCGTTGTAATGAGATATGGAATACTCGAGTTTTATGGCACATCTAGTTACGACCCAGATATTTGGGAACCAGAATATGGGGATTACATATCCCACACAATTACGAATGGTCCAGCTTATCTTCGTGGAATGATTGATATGATTTTGGACTATGTAGTTCCTGAACTCGACGCTGATGCAAATAGTTTTGCAATAATCCACGGTGACGATATCTTCCGTTATACCTGTGGAAGAGGTGCTTATCAATATGCACAAGATCGTGGATGCAACATCGTTCATTATGAGCAATACTCAACTGACATGGCATCTGTGGATCTATCGCCAGTATTGACCAAAGTCAAAGCTGCGCAGCCCAAAATACTTCTAATGGGTGCCGCATATCCGGACGCTGTGCTTTCAGTTAAACAGAGTGTAGACCTTGATATACCTTTATCTCTGATGTTTCCAGGTACCGGTGCAGTAACTGCAGAGTGGTATGATGCTGTCAAGCCATATGGCGATGGAATATGCACAACAACCCAATGGGAGCCAGGAGTCCTCTGGCCTGTTGACTATGGTCCTTCTCATGACGAATATGTATCTAGGTACACATCGAAGTATGGAAGAGAACCAGAATATTGTTCTGCTATAGGATTCACACAGGCTTTGGCTCTCCAGCATGCAATGGAGAATTGTCAAGAACCTACGAATGCAGACGCAATGAGGGAATATATTCACAGCACCGGTAACGAGTTCAATTCCTTCTATGGGCACTATAAAGTCGATGAGCATGGTGTTCAAGTTGGTCATGAAATGGTTTTAATGCAATGGCAAGAAGGTAGGAAGATGTGTGTCTGGCCAAACAAAGTAGCAAATTCTGAACTCATCTATCCAATGACACCTTGGAAAGAGAGGACATAG
- a CDS encoding branched-chain amino acid ABC transporter permease: MSLELFAQATINGLFIGFLFGLIGMGLTIIFGIMKVLNIATGAMIVLGAFTAYWMLMIFGINPLIGVVIAGAFGLIVGAIIYQLVVRRVVRAQMLSSLLALFGVMMVLENIMMHLWGTNPRSIPVFYPSINIGLVTISGTRAVVALLSIAVTLLLLALLKYTYLGRIIRATVQDWEAAILMGVDVNRVYTIGFALGVTLTFVAGALMAFIQPFEPFSGFNYTLVAFVVVVLGTLGNPVGCLFAGLIIGLVHSFTGIYWIPAMSPAVVYLVLIITFLVMPQGIMGRRK, encoded by the coding sequence ATGTCTTTAGAATTATTTGCACAAGCTACGATTAATGGTCTTTTTATTGGTTTTCTTTTCGGATTAATTGGAATGGGTTTGACTATTATATTTGGAATAATGAAGGTACTAAATATCGCAACAGGTGCGATGATCGTTTTAGGAGCTTTTACCGCATATTGGATGTTGATGATTTTTGGAATCAATCCGCTTATTGGGGTCGTAATCGCTGGCGCATTTGGTTTGATAGTTGGAGCGATTATCTATCAATTAGTTGTTAGAAGAGTCGTTAGAGCACAAATGCTTTCTTCCCTTCTAGCGCTATTCGGAGTAATGATGGTATTAGAGAACATTATGATGCATCTTTGGGGAACCAATCCAAGATCAATTCCGGTCTTTTACCCCTCAATCAATATAGGATTAGTGACTATTAGTGGAACAAGAGCAGTCGTAGCTCTTCTTTCAATAGCTGTAACTCTTTTGCTTCTAGCGCTCCTAAAATATACTTACTTAGGTCGAATTATTAGAGCAACAGTCCAAGACTGGGAAGCTGCGATCCTTATGGGCGTAGATGTGAACAGAGTATATACTATTGGATTCGCACTTGGTGTTACTTTGACATTTGTTGCTGGCGCATTAATGGCGTTTATACAGCCTTTCGAACCGTTTTCGGGATTTAATTACACCCTTGTTGCATTCGTTGTAGTCGTTCTGGGAACTTTAGGAAATCCTGTCGGGTGCTTATTTGCTGGTTTGATCATTGGACTCGTTCATAGTTTTACCGGAATCTATTGGATACCGGCCATGAGTCCGGCCGTTGTATATTTAGTTCTAATTATAACATTTCTAGTAATGCCACAAGGTATTATGGGTAGGAGGAAGTAG
- a CDS encoding branched-chain amino acid ABC transporter permease, which yields MLEIKSQLGKLNSLILSLAFLAIIGIFGLFAESSYTSYFFGMVELLILAYSLNIITGLTGYANFGHVVFYGLGAYAVATFITLLHPLGFIPHTFLLVIAAGGVAALFAILVGIPVLRLRGDYFAIATLGIVFAVSITIKNIKWLGEGRGLYFIGKVPLYDIKVLYAYLLIIAFAVILTSALIFRVKLGYGLRAIRDDEDVAEVMGVNTAKYKVMAFAIAAFFAGMAGGVMALFFSASYPEYFAMGRSVEMFAAIILGGVGTLLGPLIGATVFWVIKDALLINLPYYHLVFFGIILVVLVLFFPKGILGLINRLLAKKGKVLQ from the coding sequence ATGCTTGAGATCAAATCTCAGTTAGGTAAGCTAAATAGTCTTATTCTATCTTTGGCTTTTCTTGCTATAATTGGAATATTTGGTTTGTTTGCAGAAAGCTCATATACATCATATTTCTTTGGAATGGTTGAGCTACTGATATTAGCATACAGCCTAAACATCATTACAGGCCTTACTGGTTATGCAAATTTCGGGCATGTTGTCTTCTATGGATTAGGTGCATATGCTGTAGCGACTTTTATCACACTCTTGCATCCATTAGGATTCATACCTCATACATTTCTGCTTGTAATTGCTGCGGGGGGAGTGGCAGCTTTATTCGCTATACTTGTAGGCATACCGGTGCTGAGGCTTAGAGGCGATTATTTTGCTATAGCTACACTTGGAATAGTTTTTGCTGTTTCAATTACTATTAAAAATATTAAATGGCTAGGAGAAGGTAGAGGTTTATATTTCATTGGAAAAGTTCCTTTGTATGATATAAAAGTGCTGTACGCCTATCTTCTAATCATTGCATTTGCAGTGATTCTCACATCCGCTCTAATATTTAGGGTAAAATTAGGCTATGGATTAAGAGCCATAAGAGATGACGAGGATGTAGCTGAAGTGATGGGTGTAAACACAGCAAAATATAAGGTTATGGCCTTTGCCATAGCAGCATTCTTTGCAGGCATGGCTGGAGGGGTAATGGCTTTGTTTTTCTCAGCTTCCTATCCAGAATACTTCGCGATGGGTCGTTCAGTTGAGATGTTTGCCGCAATTATTTTAGGGGGTGTGGGAACTCTTCTTGGGCCACTTATTGGGGCAACAGTTTTCTGGGTAATTAAAGATGCTTTGTTGATAAATTTACCATACTATCATTTAGTATTCTTTGGAATTATTCTGGTTGTACTTGTTCTATTTTTCCCAAAGGGAATTTTAGGTCTGATAAATAGGCTACTAGCTAAAAAGGGCAAGGTGTTACAGTAA
- a CDS encoding ABC transporter ATP-binding protein, with translation MSQEKLLAINGLTKRFGGLIAVNDVNIEVKKGEILGLIGPNGSGKTTIFNVITGLYSPDGGTITFKSERIEGLKPYKIAQKGIGRTFQVVRPFGNMSVLENIMVSGMFCAHKEEKKCDIEDRCHRLLKLTNLEDRVNENAEMLSLAEKRRLEIARALALDPGLLLLDETMAGLTHTEVDEALTMMENIKREYDLTIMVVEHIMRAIMRISERIVVLNEGKIIAEGAPEKVANDKNVLEAYLGKKVV, from the coding sequence ATGAGCCAAGAGAAATTGTTAGCCATAAATGGATTAACGAAGAGATTCGGCGGTCTTATTGCAGTTAATGATGTTAATATTGAAGTGAAAAAAGGCGAGATTCTAGGATTGATAGGGCCGAATGGTTCAGGAAAAACTACTATATTCAATGTTATCACAGGTTTATACTCGCCTGATGGAGGAACCATCACTTTTAAGAGCGAAAGGATTGAAGGTCTTAAACCATATAAAATAGCTCAAAAAGGCATCGGACGAACATTCCAAGTTGTGAGACCATTTGGTAATATGAGTGTATTGGAAAATATTATGGTCAGCGGAATGTTCTGTGCCCATAAAGAAGAGAAAAAATGTGACATCGAGGACCGATGTCATAGATTATTGAAGTTAACAAATTTAGAAGATAGGGTAAATGAAAATGCTGAGATGCTAAGTCTAGCTGAGAAAAGGAGACTTGAGATCGCTAGAGCTTTAGCTCTTGATCCAGGACTACTCCTGCTCGATGAAACCATGGCAGGTTTAACACACACAGAAGTTGATGAGGCCCTAACAATGATGGAGAATATTAAACGTGAATATGACCTGACAATAATGGTCGTTGAGCATATAATGAGGGCAATAATGAGGATATCCGAGAGGATAGTAGTGCTAAATGAGGGAAAGATAATCGCTGAAGGCGCTCCGGAGAAGGTTGCAAATGATAAAAATGTTTTAGAGGCATATCTAGGGAAAAAGGTGGTTTAA
- a CDS encoding ABC transporter ATP-binding protein, producing the protein MALLEIKNLNSGYGQIKALWDVSLEVEKKGITALLGANGAGKTTLLNCITGLKKVWSGEVQFDGLNILTIKPNKRVDLGISMVPEERGIFYEMSVYENLLMGAYPSKAREKIQDSLEWVYQFFPVLKERKDQIAGTLSGGEQQMLSIGRSLMSRPKLLLLDEISTGLAPTLVQKVMETIFKVSEEGLPMLLVEQHVEMALEVSKIGYVLENGRIVMHGKSKDLRMDKNLREAYMGI; encoded by the coding sequence ATGGCTCTACTTGAAATTAAGAATCTTAATTCTGGTTATGGGCAAATAAAAGCGCTATGGGACGTTTCACTTGAAGTTGAAAAAAAAGGCATTACAGCTCTTTTGGGTGCAAATGGAGCAGGTAAAACTACACTTCTAAACTGTATAACAGGTCTCAAAAAAGTTTGGTCTGGCGAAGTGCAATTTGATGGCCTGAATATTTTGACCATTAAACCAAATAAAAGAGTAGATTTGGGAATCTCAATGGTGCCTGAGGAAAGAGGGATTTTTTATGAGATGTCAGTCTACGAAAACCTTTTAATGGGGGCCTATCCGTCCAAAGCTAGAGAGAAAATTCAGGACTCTTTAGAGTGGGTATATCAATTCTTTCCCGTTTTAAAAGAAAGAAAAGATCAAATTGCAGGCACTCTCAGTGGTGGAGAGCAACAGATGCTTTCTATAGGAAGATCTTTAATGTCAAGACCGAAACTTCTCCTATTAGATGAAATATCTACAGGTTTAGCACCAACATTGGTACAGAAAGTAATGGAGACAATATTCAAGGTAAGTGAAGAAGGTTTGCCAATGCTTTTAGTAGAACAGCATGTAGAAATGGCTTTAGAAGTTTCTAAGATAGGTTACGTACTTGAGAATGGTAGAATAGTAATGCACGGTAAGAGTAAAGACCTCCGTATGGATAAGAACCTTCGTGAAGCTTATATGGGAATTTAA
- a CDS encoding aminotransferase class I/II-fold pyridoxal phosphate-dependent enzyme: protein MPNAKYEKFLEEQVDELKKIGFLSHIRVLEGPNSTKSVLDGKEVLVLCANNYLGLANNQEMMQAGKEAIDKYGIGMGTGRGIMTYDMQEELDKKLGEFKGADAALCYPTGYCANFGGIWPLMVEGDTIVSDELNHASIIDGCRMAKGTGRIVYKHLDMQDLESKLKDSIKERAKGKTMIITDSVFSMDGDICKLPEMIEIAEKHDAFIYIDDAHATGVLGKTGKGTVEHFNAFGKVEVVMGTLSKAIATVGGYVAGSEELYYYLRRRARPYLFSTGFLSPAICGATLKALEIVQREPERVQKLWDNTKYFKKEMKSIGYNTGISETPITPILLDTPEKSKELSRLLYEEENIFVQAFSYPVVPKGTDRIRTIVNAHHTKEQLERALEAFEKIGKRIGAI, encoded by the coding sequence TTGCCAAATGCAAAGTATGAAAAGTTCTTAGAAGAACAAGTAGATGAATTGAAAAAAATTGGATTCTTATCACATATCAGAGTACTTGAAGGACCTAATTCTACAAAATCTGTGCTCGATGGAAAAGAGGTTCTGGTCTTATGTGCAAATAATTACTTGGGATTGGCAAATAATCAAGAGATGATGCAAGCAGGCAAGGAAGCAATCGATAAATATGGAATCGGAATGGGCACCGGCAGGGGCATCATGACTTATGACATGCAAGAAGAATTGGATAAAAAGCTTGGTGAATTTAAGGGTGCAGACGCAGCATTATGTTATCCAACAGGATACTGTGCAAATTTCGGCGGAATCTGGCCACTGATGGTCGAAGGAGACACTATAGTTAGCGATGAGCTTAACCATGCTAGCATTATTGATGGTTGCAGAATGGCAAAGGGCACAGGGCGCATTGTTTACAAGCATCTTGACATGCAAGATCTGGAAAGCAAGTTGAAGGATAGTATTAAAGAACGTGCCAAAGGAAAGACCATGATAATCACGGATTCTGTATTCAGCATGGATGGTGATATCTGCAAATTACCTGAAATGATAGAAATTGCTGAGAAACATGATGCATTTATTTATATTGATGATGCACATGCAACAGGAGTCCTTGGAAAAACCGGAAAAGGAACTGTTGAGCATTTTAATGCATTCGGTAAAGTAGAAGTTGTAATGGGAACTCTTTCAAAGGCAATAGCAACCGTTGGTGGTTATGTCGCCGGAAGTGAAGAATTATACTACTATCTCCGTCGTCGTGCAAGACCCTACCTATTTTCTACAGGCTTTCTATCACCAGCGATATGCGGTGCAACTTTAAAGGCATTAGAGATAGTTCAAAGAGAACCAGAACGTGTTCAGAAGCTCTGGGATAACACCAAGTACTTTAAGAAGGAAATGAAGAGCATAGGCTACAATACTGGAATAAGTGAGACTCCGATAACTCCTATTCTATTGGACACTCCAGAAAAATCTAAAGAATTAAGTAGACTTCTATACGAGGAAGAAAATATTTTCGTTCAGGCATTTAGCTATCCTGTTGTACCAAAAGGTACTGATAGAATCAGAACTATAGTCAATGCCCATCATACAAAAGAACAATTAGAACGTGCTTTAGAGGCATTCGAAAAGATAGGAAAGAGAATAGGTGCAATATAG
- a CDS encoding RidA family protein has product MDKVIIETDNAPKPGGPYSQGIKVGNTVYVAGFVAFNPKTGKVEPGGIKEQTRQVMENLKGVLEASGSSMKDVVKTTVYLTNVDNFANMNEVFKTYFPQDPPVRTTVEVKLPLPELLIEIDAIACITD; this is encoded by the coding sequence ATGGATAAAGTTATTATTGAAACAGATAATGCTCCAAAACCAGGAGGACCCTACTCACAAGGAATTAAGGTAGGAAACACTGTCTATGTAGCTGGATTTGTCGCATTCAATCCAAAAACAGGCAAAGTGGAACCAGGTGGGATTAAAGAACAAACAAGGCAGGTAATGGAGAATCTTAAAGGAGTATTAGAGGCCTCGGGGTCTTCAATGAAGGATGTGGTAAAGACAACGGTCTATCTTACTAATGTAGATAATTTCGCTAATATGAATGAAGTATTCAAAACATACTTCCCTCAGGATCCGCCAGTAAGAACAACTGTAGAGGTTAAGCTTCCACTTCCTGAGTTACTAATAGAGATTGATGCTATCGCTTGTATAACTGACTAA
- a CDS encoding glucose 1-dehydrogenase → MGRLDNKVAIVTGSGRGIGKRTASVLAEEGASIVINDIDLKEANEAAEEIKKKGSEVIVVAGIDEGDVTQEENCLKMVEKAKEKLGGLHILVNNAGVTEDKTIHKMDDKMWNAVIDVNLKGTFLMIKAVSEHFKKQRYGKIVNISSVGGLGSNIGQINYAASKAAVISLTKSVARELAPYNVCINVLAPGIIDTRLTRAMPDEKLKFVTDAIPMGFGKPVDVARTILGLCSSDFDYVTGQLINVSGGLII, encoded by the coding sequence TTGGGTAGATTAGATAATAAAGTAGCTATAGTAACTGGTTCTGGAAGAGGGATCGGCAAACGCACAGCATCAGTCTTAGCTGAGGAAGGAGCTAGTATTGTTATCAATGATATTGATCTAAAAGAAGCTAATGAAGCAGCTGAAGAAATCAAGAAAAAGGGATCAGAAGTCATAGTTGTAGCTGGAATAGATGAAGGAGATGTTACACAAGAAGAAAATTGTTTGAAGATGGTTGAGAAGGCAAAGGAAAAGCTTGGTGGATTGCATATCCTAGTCAATAATGCAGGAGTTACAGAAGACAAGACAATTCATAAAATGGACGATAAGATGTGGAATGCTGTAATAGATGTCAATTTAAAGGGGACTTTTTTGATGATTAAAGCTGTTTCAGAACATTTTAAAAAACAGCGATATGGTAAGATTGTAAATATATCAAGCGTTGGGGGCTTAGGGAGTAATATTGGACAAATTAATTATGCTGCAAGTAAAGCAGCAGTTATAAGCCTTACAAAGTCTGTAGCGAGAGAGCTTGCACCATATAATGTATGCATCAATGTATTAGCTCCTGGTATAATAGATACTAGATTGACGAGGGCAATGCCAGATGAGAAGTTGAAATTTGTAACAGATGCAATACCGATGGGTTTTGGTAAACCTGTAGATGTAGCGCGTACGATATTAGGACTTTGTTCATCTGATTTTGATTATGTAACAGGACAATTAATCAATGTCAGTGGAGGATTAATCATCTAA